One genomic region from Pseudomonas sp. R5-89-07 encodes:
- the purL gene encoding phosphoribosylformylglycinamidine synthase, producing the protein MLILRGAPALSAFRHSKLLEQLSQKVPAVTGLYAEFAHFADVTGVLTADEQQVLARLLKYGPSVPVQEPTGRLFLVLPRFGTISPWSSKASDIARNCGLSSIQRLERGIAFYVAGQFSEAEAELIASSLHDRMTQIIVSQLEQAAGLFSHAEPKPLTAIDVLGGGRAALEKANTELGLALAEDEIDYLVNAFNGLKRNPHDIELMMFAQANSEHCRHKIFNASWDIDGESQEKSLFGMIKNTYVMHSEGVLSAYKDNASVIVGSVAGRFFPDPETRQYGAVQEPVHILMKVETHNHPTAIAPFPGAATGSGGEIRDEGATGRGAKPKAGLTGFTVSNLQIPGFEQPWEVPYGKPERIVTALDIMIEGPLGGAAFNNEFGRPALTGYFRTFEQSITTPRGDEVRGYHKPIMLAGGMGNIREEHVKKGEILVGSKLIVLGGPAMLIGLGGGAASSMATGTSSADLDFASVQRENPEMERRCQEVIDRCWQLGDKNPISFIHDVGAGGLSNAFPELVNDGERGGRFELRNIPNDEPGMAPHEIWSNESQERYVLAVGPEDFARFQAICERERCPFAVVGEATAEPQLTVTDSHFGNSPVDMPLEVLLGKAPRMHRSAVREAELGDDFDPSTLDLANSIERVLHHPAVASKSFLITIGDRTITGLVARDQMVGPWQVPVADVAVTATSFDVYTGEAMAMGERTPLALLDAPASGRMAIGETLTNIAASRIGKLSDIKLSANWMSAAGHPGEDARLYDTVKAVGMELCPELGITIPVGKDSMSMATRWNEDGTDKSVTSPLSLIVTGFAPVTDIRQTLTPQLRMDKGTTDLILIDLGRGQNRMGASILAQTHGKLGKHAPDVDDAEDLKAFFAVIQGLNADGHLLAYHDRSDGGLLTSVVEMAFAGHCGLNIVLDSVAEDAGEINGILFNEELGAVIQVRQDATPDVLAQFSAAGLAECVAVIGQPINNGEVNISFNGDTVFTGQRRLLQRQWAETSYQIQRLRDNVDCAEQEFDVILEEDNPGLSTMLSFDVNQDIAAPYIKKGIRPQVAVLREQGVNGQVEMAAAFDRAGFNAIDVHMSDILAGRVDLNEFKGLVACGGFSYGDVLGAGEGWAKSALFNSRARDAFQGFFERNDSFTLGVCNGCQMMSNLSELIPGSEFWPHFVRNRSEQFEARVAMVQVQESNSIFLQGMAGSRMPIAIAHGEGHAEFASEEALLEADLSGTVALRFVDNHGKVTETYPANPNGSPRGITGLTSRDGRVTIMMPHPERVFRAVQNSWRPEEWNEDGAWMRMFRNARVWVN; encoded by the coding sequence ATGTTGATCCTGCGCGGTGCTCCTGCCCTTTCTGCCTTTCGCCACAGCAAACTCCTTGAGCAACTGAGCCAGAAGGTTCCAGCTGTTACAGGCTTGTATGCTGAATTTGCTCACTTCGCCGACGTAACCGGCGTCTTGACCGCCGACGAACAGCAAGTGCTGGCACGCCTTCTGAAATATGGCCCAAGCGTTCCCGTGCAAGAGCCGACCGGCCGCTTGTTCCTGGTTCTGCCACGGTTCGGCACCATCTCGCCCTGGTCGAGCAAGGCCAGCGACATCGCCCGCAACTGCGGCCTTTCGAGCATCCAGCGCCTGGAGCGGGGTATCGCTTTCTACGTCGCCGGGCAGTTCAGCGAGGCCGAAGCCGAGCTGATCGCCAGCAGCCTGCACGACCGCATGACCCAGATCATCGTCAGCCAGCTGGAACAGGCTGCCGGCCTGTTCAGCCACGCCGAGCCCAAGCCGCTGACTGCGATCGACGTGCTCGGCGGTGGCCGCGCCGCCCTCGAGAAGGCCAACACCGAATTGGGCCTGGCCCTGGCCGAAGACGAGATCGACTACCTGGTCAACGCCTTCAACGGCTTGAAGCGCAACCCGCACGACATCGAACTGATGATGTTCGCCCAGGCCAACTCCGAGCATTGCCGTCACAAGATCTTCAACGCCAGTTGGGACATCGACGGCGAAAGCCAGGAAAAAAGCCTGTTCGGCATGATCAAGAACACCTACGTGATGCACAGCGAAGGCGTTCTGTCGGCTTATAAGGACAACGCCTCGGTGATCGTCGGCTCCGTCGCCGGCCGTTTCTTCCCGGACCCTGAAACCCGCCAGTACGGCGCGGTGCAGGAGCCGGTGCACATCCTGATGAAAGTCGAGACCCACAACCACCCGACCGCGATTGCCCCGTTCCCCGGTGCAGCCACCGGTTCCGGCGGCGAAATCCGTGACGAAGGCGCGACCGGCCGTGGCGCCAAGCCAAAGGCGGGCCTCACTGGCTTCACCGTGTCCAACCTGCAGATCCCGGGCTTCGAACAGCCGTGGGAAGTGCCGTACGGCAAGCCCGAGCGCATCGTTACCGCGCTGGACATCATGATCGAAGGCCCGCTGGGCGGCGCCGCGTTCAACAACGAATTCGGGCGTCCGGCCCTGACCGGCTACTTCCGTACCTTCGAGCAGTCCATCACCACTCCACGTGGCGATGAAGTGCGCGGCTACCACAAGCCGATCATGCTGGCCGGCGGCATGGGCAACATCCGTGAAGAACACGTCAAGAAAGGCGAGATCCTGGTCGGCTCCAAGCTGATCGTCCTCGGCGGCCCGGCGATGCTCATCGGCCTGGGCGGCGGCGCGGCTTCCTCCATGGCCACCGGCACCAGCTCGGCCGACCTGGACTTCGCTTCCGTACAGCGCGAAAACCCTGAAATGGAGCGTCGTTGCCAGGAAGTCATCGACCGTTGCTGGCAGTTGGGTGACAAGAACCCGATCAGCTTCATCCACGACGTCGGTGCCGGTGGCTTGTCCAACGCCTTCCCGGAACTGGTCAACGATGGCGAGCGCGGTGGCCGTTTCGAACTGCGCAACATTCCAAACGACGAGCCGGGCATGGCCCCGCACGAAATCTGGAGCAACGAATCCCAGGAACGCTACGTTCTAGCCGTTGGCCCTGAAGACTTCGCGCGCTTCCAGGCCATCTGCGAACGCGAGCGTTGCCCGTTTGCCGTGGTCGGCGAAGCCACTGCCGAGCCGCAGTTGACCGTTACCGACAGCCACTTCGGCAACAGCCCGGTGGACATGCCGCTGGAAGTGCTGCTGGGCAAAGCCCCGCGCATGCACCGTTCGGCGGTACGTGAAGCCGAGCTGGGCGATGATTTCGACCCAAGCACGCTGGACCTGGCCAACAGCATCGAACGCGTGCTGCACCACCCGGCCGTGGCGAGCAAAAGCTTCCTGATCACCATCGGCGACCGCACCATCACCGGCCTGGTAGCCCGTGACCAAATGGTGGGCCCATGGCAGGTGCCGGTGGCCGACGTTGCCGTCACCGCCACCAGCTTCGACGTCTATACCGGTGAAGCCATGGCCATGGGCGAGCGCACGCCGCTGGCCCTGCTGGACGCTCCGGCGTCGGGCCGCATGGCCATTGGTGAAACCCTCACCAACATTGCGGCCTCGCGCATCGGCAAGCTGTCCGACATCAAACTGTCGGCCAACTGGATGTCCGCTGCCGGCCACCCCGGTGAAGACGCGCGCCTGTACGACACCGTCAAGGCTGTCGGCATGGAGCTGTGCCCGGAACTGGGTATCACCATTCCGGTGGGCAAGGACTCCATGTCCATGGCCACCCGCTGGAACGAAGACGGCACCGACAAGAGCGTTACCTCGCCACTGTCGCTGATCGTCACCGGTTTCGCACCGGTCACCGACATTCGCCAGACCCTGACGCCGCAGCTGCGCATGGACAAGGGCACCACTGATCTGATCCTGATTGATCTGGGCCGTGGCCAGAACCGCATGGGCGCCTCGATCCTCGCGCAAACCCACGGCAAGCTCGGCAAGCACGCGCCGGACGTCGACGACGCTGAAGACCTGAAGGCCTTCTTCGCCGTGATCCAGGGCCTCAACGCCGATGGCCACCTGCTGGCTTACCACGACCGTTCCGACGGTGGCTTGCTGACCAGCGTGGTCGAGATGGCGTTTGCCGGTCACTGCGGCCTGAACATCGTGCTCGACAGCGTTGCCGAGGATGCTGGCGAAATCAACGGCATCCTGTTCAACGAAGAGTTGGGTGCGGTGATTCAGGTGCGCCAGGACGCCACTCCAGACGTTCTTGCACAGTTCAGCGCCGCTGGCCTGGCCGAGTGCGTGGCGGTGATCGGCCAGCCGATCAACAACGGCGAAGTGAATATCTCGTTCAACGGTGACACGGTATTTACCGGTCAGCGTCGCCTGCTGCAACGCCAGTGGGCCGAGACCAGCTACCAGATCCAGCGCCTGCGCGATAACGTCGACTGCGCCGAGCAGGAATTCGACGTGATCCTGGAAGAAGACAATCCGGGCCTGAGCACCATGCTCAGCTTCGACGTCAACCAGGACATCGCTGCGCCCTACATCAAGAAAGGCATTCGCCCACAGGTTGCTGTACTGCGTGAGCAGGGCGTCAACGGCCAGGTGGAAATGGCGGCCGCGTTCGACCGCGCCGGCTTCAATGCGATCGACGTGCACATGAGCGACATCCTCGCCGGTCGCGTTGACCTCAACGAGTTCAAAGGCCTGGTGGCCTGCGGTGGTTTCTCCTACGGCGACGTACTGGGTGCCGGTGAAGGCTGGGCCAAGTCGGCGCTGTTCAACAGCCGTGCCCGCGATGCGTTCCAGGGCTTCTTCGAGCGCAACGACAGCTTTACCCTGGGTGTGTGCAACGGTTGCCAGATGATGTCCAACCTCAGCGAACTGATCCCGGGCAGCGAGTTCTGGCCGCACTTCGTGCGTAACCGTTCCGAGCAGTTCGAAGCCCGTGTCGCCATGGTGCAGGTGCAGGAATCCAACTCGATCTTCCTGCAAGGCATGGCCGGTTCGCGCATGCCGATCGCCATCGCCCACGGTGAAGGCCATGCCGAGTTCGCCAGCGAAGAAGCGCTGCTCGAAGCCGACCTGTCCGGCACCGTGGCCCTGCGCTTTGTGGATAACCACGGCAAGGTCACCGAGACCTACCCGGCCAACCCGAACGGCTCGCCGCGCGGCATCACCGGCCTTACCAGCCGCGACGGCCGCGTGACCATCATGATGCCGCACCCGGAGCGTGTATTCCGCGCCGTGCAGAACTCGTGGCGCCCGGAAGAGTGGAACGAAGACGGCGCCTGGATGCGCATGTTCCGCAACGCTCGCGTGTGGGTGAACTAA
- the mltF gene encoding membrane-bound lytic murein transglycosylase MltF, with amino-acid sequence MFSPTALRPRCAKWLIATGLFLMLSACVDKPSTLERIKEDGVLRVVTRNSPATYFQDRNGETGFEYELVKRFADDLGVKLEIETADNLDDLFGQLGKPNGPVLAAAGLVSSEQRQQQVRFSHPYLEVTPQIIYRNGQSRPTNAADLVGKKIMVLKGSTHAEQLAQLKKQNPAIEYEESDAVEVVDLLRMVDEGQIDLTLVDSNEVAMNQVYFPNVRVAFDLGNASNQSWAVAAGEDNSLLNEINTYLDKVEKNGTLQRLKDRYYGHVDVLGYVGAYTFAQHLQQRLPKYEKHFRTYAKEEKVDWRLLAAIGYQESLWQPAVTSKTGVRGLMMLTQNTAQAMGVSNRLDAKQSIMGGAKYLAKIKDELDDKIAEPDRTWFALAAYNVGTGHLDDARLLAKKEGLNPNKWLDVKKMLPRLSQKQWYSKTRYGYARGGEPVHFVANIRRYYDILTWVTQPQLEGNQVVEGNLHVPGVDKTKPAEDSPQL; translated from the coding sequence ATGTTCTCCCCAACTGCTTTGCGCCCGCGATGCGCCAAATGGCTCATCGCAACCGGACTCTTCCTGATGCTCAGCGCCTGTGTTGATAAACCCAGCACGCTCGAGCGAATCAAGGAGGATGGCGTATTGCGGGTGGTTACCCGCAACAGTCCGGCGACGTATTTCCAGGACCGCAACGGTGAAACCGGTTTCGAGTACGAACTGGTCAAGCGCTTTGCCGATGACCTGGGCGTAAAGCTGGAAATCGAAACCGCCGACAATCTCGATGACCTGTTCGGCCAGCTGGGCAAACCCAACGGTCCGGTTCTGGCTGCCGCCGGCCTGGTCAGCAGCGAGCAGCGCCAGCAGCAAGTGCGCTTCTCCCACCCCTACCTCGAAGTCACCCCGCAGATCATCTATCGCAACGGCCAGTCGCGGCCGACCAACGCGGCGGACCTGGTGGGCAAGAAGATCATGGTGCTCAAGGGCAGCACCCACGCCGAGCAGTTGGCGCAGCTTAAAAAGCAGAATCCTGCCATCGAATATGAAGAGTCCGACGCCGTCGAGGTGGTCGACCTGCTGCGCATGGTCGACGAAGGGCAGATCGACCTGACCTTGGTGGACTCCAACGAAGTCGCCATGAACCAGGTGTACTTCCCCAATGTGCGCGTAGCCTTCGACTTGGGCAACGCCAGCAATCAGAGCTGGGCCGTGGCCGCAGGCGAAGACAACAGCCTGCTCAACGAAATCAACACTTACCTGGACAAGGTCGAGAAGAACGGCACGCTCCAGCGTCTGAAAGATCGCTATTACGGGCACGTCGATGTACTGGGTTACGTCGGCGCCTATACCTTCGCCCAGCATTTGCAACAGCGCCTGCCCAAGTACGAGAAGCACTTTCGCACCTACGCCAAGGAAGAAAAGGTCGACTGGCGGCTATTGGCGGCCATCGGCTATCAGGAATCGCTGTGGCAACCGGCGGTCACCTCCAAGACCGGCGTGCGCGGCCTGATGATGCTGACCCAGAACACCGCCCAGGCGATGGGCGTGTCCAACCGCCTGGATGCCAAACAAAGCATCATGGGCGGCGCCAAGTACCTGGCCAAGATCAAGGACGAGCTGGACGACAAGATCGCCGAGCCCGACCGCACCTGGTTCGCCCTTGCCGCCTACAACGTCGGCACCGGCCACCTGGACGACGCTCGTCTTTTGGCCAAGAAGGAAGGCCTGAACCCGAACAAGTGGCTCGATGTGAAGAAGATGTTGCCGCGCCTGTCGCAGAAGCAGTGGTACAGCAAGACGCGCTACGGTTATGCCAGGGGCGGCGAGCCGGTGCATTTCGTGGCGAACATCCGGCGTTACTACGACATTCTGACCTGGGTGACCCAGCCGCAGCTGGAAGGCAACCAGGTGGTGGAAGGCAACCTGCATGTGCCGGGTGTGGACAAGACCAAGCCGGCCGAAGATAGCCCACAACTCTAA
- a CDS encoding PTS transporter subunit EIIB: MFEKLQRAFWKALTPDLIAEPVEAPAQGLLSAEVVSALGGADNLKSQQRVALTRVRVQLQDAARLDAVALKAAGVPAMMVLAGGVVHLITGL, translated from the coding sequence ATGTTCGAAAAATTGCAGCGCGCGTTCTGGAAAGCCCTGACGCCGGATTTGATTGCCGAACCCGTAGAGGCACCGGCGCAGGGGCTCTTGTCGGCCGAGGTGGTGAGTGCGCTGGGCGGCGCGGATAACCTCAAATCGCAGCAACGTGTGGCGCTGACGCGGGTGCGGGTGCAGTTGCAGGATGCAGCGCGGTTGGATGCGGTGGCGTTGAAGGCGGCGGGTGTGCCGGCGATGATGGTGCTGGCGGGCGGGGTAGTGCACCTGATCACCGGCCTCTGA
- the ptsP gene encoding phosphoenolpyruvate--protein phosphotransferase, with translation MNPTQPLELLAPLSGMLLALDQVPDPVFSSRMIGDGLCIDPTSQILCAPLAGTISNIQDSGHAVSVTGDNGVQVLMHIGLDTVSLAGKGFTRLVEEGQRVTAGQPLIEFDADYVALNARSLLTLMLVVSGEPFSLLASGLVEPGQPLLQLSPREAVEAPDEADGDALFSKPLTLHNPNGLHARPAAVLAQTAKGFNASIYLHKQTQSANAKSLVAIMALQTVQGDTLQVSAAGQDAEAAINALVTLLAQGCGESVSKDVEPVASVPSVTLLRGVCASPGSAFGQVVQVVEPELTITEAGSGEAVERAALERGLLAATHALQALQDKAAGSAQAEIFRAHQELLEDPTLLEQAHRLLAEGKSAAFAWNSATLTTAELFQGLGNALIAERAADLADVGQRVLKLILGVPDSVWDVPERAILIAEQLTPSQTASLDPRKVLGFVTVGGGATSHVAILARALGLPAICGVSARVLGLANGKQVLLDADKGELHLEPNLAEIEQRDTARKQQALRHQRDVAQASQPATTRDGHHIEVTANVASLQEVEQALTLGGEGVGLLRSEFLYLDRNRAPSPDEQAATYTAIARALGSERNLVVRTLDVGGDKPLAYVPMEAETNPFLGLRGIRLCLERPQLLREQLRAILASAGLARLHIMLPMVSLLSELHLTRKMLEEEARALGLSEMPKLGIMIEVPSAALMADVFAPHVDFFSIGTNDLTQYTLAMDRDHPRLASQADSFHPAVLRLIATTVKAAHAHGKWVGVCGALASETLAVPMLIGLGVDELSVSVPLIPSIKATVRELDLADCQIIARQVLGLEEAGQVREALRQYHAATVETSPVVEH, from the coding sequence ATGAACCCAACTCAACCCCTGGAACTGCTGGCGCCCCTGTCCGGGATGCTGCTGGCGTTGGATCAGGTTCCAGACCCGGTATTTTCCAGCCGCATGATCGGCGATGGCCTGTGCATCGATCCCACCTCGCAAATCCTCTGCGCACCGCTGGCCGGAACCATCAGCAATATTCAGGACAGCGGCCATGCGGTCAGCGTCACCGGCGACAACGGTGTGCAGGTGCTGATGCATATCGGCCTGGACACCGTGAGCCTGGCAGGCAAGGGCTTCACCCGCCTGGTCGAAGAGGGCCAGCGCGTGACGGCCGGGCAGCCGTTGATCGAGTTCGACGCCGACTATGTGGCGCTCAATGCGCGCAGTTTGCTGACCTTGATGCTGGTGGTCAGTGGCGAGCCGTTCAGCCTGTTGGCGAGCGGTTTGGTAGAGCCCGGCCAGCCGCTGCTGCAGTTATCCCCACGTGAAGCGGTTGAGGCGCCGGACGAGGCGGACGGCGATGCGCTGTTTTCCAAGCCGCTGACCTTGCACAACCCCAACGGCCTGCACGCACGCCCGGCAGCGGTGCTCGCGCAGACGGCGAAGGGTTTCAACGCCAGCATTTACCTGCACAAGCAAACCCAGAGCGCCAACGCCAAATCGCTGGTGGCGATCATGGCCCTGCAAACGGTGCAGGGCGACACCCTGCAAGTGAGCGCGGCGGGGCAGGATGCCGAGGCGGCGATCAATGCCCTGGTGACCTTGCTGGCTCAGGGCTGCGGCGAGAGCGTGAGCAAGGATGTCGAGCCGGTCGCCAGCGTGCCGTCGGTGACCTTGCTCAGAGGTGTTTGTGCATCACCGGGGTCGGCGTTTGGGCAGGTCGTCCAAGTGGTCGAGCCTGAGCTGACGATCACCGAAGCAGGCTCCGGTGAAGCGGTTGAACGTGCCGCCCTGGAACGTGGCCTGCTGGCTGCGACCCACGCATTGCAAGCCCTGCAGGACAAGGCCGCCGGCAGTGCCCAGGCAGAGATTTTCCGCGCTCATCAAGAGCTGCTTGAGGACCCGACTCTGCTGGAGCAAGCGCATCGTTTGCTGGCTGAGGGCAAGAGCGCCGCGTTTGCCTGGAACAGCGCCACGCTCACGACGGCCGAACTGTTCCAGGGTTTGGGCAATGCGCTGATCGCCGAACGTGCGGCGGACCTGGCCGATGTTGGCCAGCGTGTGTTGAAACTGATCCTGGGCGTTCCGGACAGCGTGTGGGATGTGCCGGAGCGCGCGATCCTGATCGCCGAGCAACTGACGCCTTCGCAGACCGCCAGCCTGGATCCGCGCAAGGTGCTGGGGTTTGTCACGGTCGGCGGTGGCGCCACCAGCCACGTCGCGATCCTCGCGCGGGCGTTGGGCCTGCCGGCCATATGCGGCGTTTCGGCCCGGGTACTGGGGTTGGCCAACGGTAAACAGGTGCTACTCGACGCCGACAAAGGCGAGTTGCACCTGGAGCCGAACCTGGCCGAAATCGAACAGCGGGACACCGCCCGCAAGCAGCAGGCGCTGCGCCATCAACGCGACGTGGCGCAGGCCTCGCAGCCGGCAACCACCCGCGACGGTCATCACATCGAGGTCACGGCCAATGTCGCCTCATTGCAGGAAGTCGAGCAAGCCCTGACCCTGGGCGGCGAAGGCGTCGGCCTGTTGCGTTCGGAGTTTCTCTACCTGGACCGCAACCGCGCGCCCAGCCCCGACGAGCAAGCCGCGACTTACACTGCTATCGCCCGCGCCCTGGGCAGCGAGCGCAACCTGGTGGTGCGCACCCTGGATGTCGGCGGCGACAAACCGCTGGCCTACGTCCCGATGGAAGCCGAGACCAATCCGTTCCTGGGCTTGCGTGGCATCCGCCTGTGCCTGGAGCGGCCGCAACTGTTGCGCGAACAACTGCGCGCGATCCTCGCCAGTGCCGGCCTGGCGCGACTGCACATCATGCTGCCGATGGTCAGCTTGCTGTCGGAACTGCACCTGACGCGCAAGATGCTCGAAGAGGAGGCGCGGGCGCTCGGGCTCAGCGAGATGCCCAAGCTGGGCATCATGATTGAAGTGCCGTCCGCCGCGTTGATGGCGGATGTGTTCGCGCCCCATGTGGATTTTTTCTCCATCGGCACCAATGACCTGACCCAATACACCCTGGCCATGGACCGCGACCACCCACGCCTGGCCAGCCAGGCCGACAGCTTTCACCCGGCGGTGCTGCGCCTGATCGCTACCACGGTCAAGGCCGCCCATGCCCACGGCAAGTGGGTGGGGGTATGCGGTGCGTTGGCCTCCGAAACCCTGGCGGTGCCGATGTTGATCGGGCTGGGGGTGGATGAACTGTCGGTCAGCGTACCGTTGATCCCGAGCATCAAGGCCACCGTGCGCGAACTGGACCTGGCCGACTGCCAGATCATCGCCCGCCAGGTGCTGGGCCTTGAAGAAGCCGGCCAAGTGCGTGAGGCCCTGCGCCAGTACCACGCCGCTACCGTTGAAACCTCACCTGTCGTGGAACACTGA
- a CDS encoding carbohydrate porin, with protein MKTTIKLGLVASCLSLPFGAQALEFAGYLRSGAGTSTGSGKQQCFQLPGAQTKYRLGNECEQYAELELRQDLLTFDDGSVLSVDAMASLYNKYDRALTFQGEDNGSARMPQMYAQWSNLPSLNGGSLWAGRRYYKRNDIHISDFYYWNQSATGGGIEDVLIGDLKYSYALSRKDNLYQKEYVTRHDFNVAGFKTNPGGELELGLSYIEKAGGRDAHSGWAITAQHVQKPFLGGKNKFALQYGEGPGTGLGYTGNTFLDNTSKSYRAVEFFDWQVTPRFGGQVEAVYQKDIRPGSQDQTWMSLGVRPAYAISEQFKLVAELGHDQVDATGGTRKLSKFTFAPTWSPKGPEFWARPEVRLYYTYATWNEAAKRAANELAAGSALSDTGAYGTARHGSNVGVQVEYWWK; from the coding sequence ATGAAGACAACAATAAAGCTGGGCCTCGTTGCATCCTGCCTGAGCCTGCCGTTTGGTGCCCAAGCCCTGGAATTTGCTGGCTACCTGCGCAGCGGCGCCGGCACTTCCACCGGCAGCGGCAAGCAGCAGTGTTTCCAATTGCCGGGGGCGCAAACCAAATACCGCCTGGGTAACGAGTGCGAGCAATACGCCGAACTGGAATTGCGCCAGGACCTGCTGACCTTCGACGATGGCTCGGTGCTCAGCGTCGACGCCATGGCTTCCCTCTATAACAAGTACGACCGCGCCCTGACATTCCAGGGCGAGGACAACGGCTCCGCGCGCATGCCACAGATGTACGCGCAATGGTCCAACCTGCCCAGCCTCAATGGCGGTTCGCTATGGGCCGGGCGGCGTTACTACAAACGTAACGACATCCATATTTCCGACTTCTACTACTGGAACCAGAGCGCCACGGGCGGTGGTATCGAGGACGTGCTGATCGGCGATCTCAAGTACAGCTACGCCCTTTCCCGCAAGGACAACCTGTACCAGAAGGAATACGTCACGCGCCACGACTTCAACGTTGCCGGCTTCAAGACCAACCCCGGCGGCGAGCTGGAACTGGGCTTGAGCTACATCGAAAAAGCCGGCGGGCGCGATGCCCACAGCGGTTGGGCGATCACCGCGCAGCATGTACAGAAACCGTTCCTCGGCGGCAAAAACAAATTCGCCTTGCAGTACGGCGAAGGCCCCGGCACCGGCCTGGGTTACACCGGTAATACCTTCCTGGACAACACCAGCAAAAGTTACCGCGCGGTGGAGTTTTTTGACTGGCAGGTGACCCCGCGTTTCGGTGGGCAGGTCGAAGCCGTGTACCAGAAGGATATTCGTCCGGGCAGCCAGGACCAGACCTGGATGTCGCTCGGCGTGCGCCCGGCGTATGCCATCAGCGAGCAGTTCAAACTGGTCGCCGAGCTGGGTCACGATCAGGTCGACGCCACGGGGGGCACGCGCAAGCTGAGCAAATTCACCTTCGCCCCGACCTGGTCGCCCAAGGGGCCGGAATTCTGGGCGCGGCCGGAAGTGCGCTTGTATTACACCTATGCCACTTGGAACGAAGCGGCCAAGCGCGCGGCGAACGAACTGGCGGCGGGCTCGGCGTTGTCCGATACCGGCGCGTATGGCACAGCGCGGCATGGGTCGAATGTCGGTGTGCAAGTCGAATACTGGTGGAAATAA
- the treC gene encoding alpha,alpha-phosphotrehalase has translation MQTWQHSVIYQIYPKSFHSHAGNATGDLLGIVDKLDYLQWLGIDCLWITPFLRSPQRDNGYDISDYYAIDPSYGTMADCDLLIGEAAKRGIRLMLDIVVNHTSIEHEWFQQARSSLDNPYRDFYIWRDQPNNWESKFGGSAWEYEAQTGQYYLHLFDHTQADLNWDNPKVRAEVFRMMRFWRDKGVGGFRLDVINLISKPADFPDDNTDGRRFYTDGPNVHRYLQEMHREVFEGHDLINVGEMSSTSLEHCIRYSRPESKELSMTFNFHHLKVDYPNLQKWVKAEFDFLQLKQIFSDWQLGMQAGGGWNALFWCNHDQPRVVSRFGDDGEYRVVSAKMLATALHFLQGTPFVYQGEELGMTNPGFDRIDQYRDVETLNIFRLKRDAGESEASSMAAIMQKSRDNGRTPMQWNGQANAGFSQGEPWIGIPANAAQINVECQLDDPDSVLHHYRALIALRRHEPLIQEGVYRPLLQDHLQVWAYLREGRGERLLVVSNFYGTPCEIQLPDHAINVASEQRLLISNYPDCPLRTAAVALRPYESFVLHLKD, from the coding sequence ATGCAAACCTGGCAACACTCGGTGATCTACCAGATCTACCCCAAAAGCTTCCACAGCCACGCGGGTAATGCCACCGGTGACCTGTTGGGCATCGTGGACAAGCTCGACTACCTGCAATGGCTGGGTATCGATTGCCTGTGGATCACCCCGTTCTTGCGTTCACCGCAACGCGACAATGGCTACGACATCAGCGACTACTACGCCATCGACCCCAGTTACGGGACCATGGCCGATTGCGACCTGCTGATCGGCGAAGCGGCCAAGCGCGGCATCAGGTTGATGCTCGACATCGTGGTCAACCACACCTCCATCGAGCACGAGTGGTTTCAGCAGGCGCGCAGCAGCCTCGACAACCCCTACCGCGACTTCTACATCTGGCGCGACCAGCCAAACAACTGGGAATCCAAGTTCGGCGGTTCGGCCTGGGAATACGAGGCGCAAACCGGGCAGTACTACCTGCACCTGTTCGACCACACCCAGGCCGACCTCAACTGGGACAACCCCAAGGTACGCGCCGAAGTCTTCAGGATGATGCGCTTCTGGCGCGACAAGGGCGTGGGCGGTTTCCGCCTGGACGTGATCAACCTGATCTCCAAGCCTGCGGATTTCCCCGACGACAACACCGATGGCCGACGCTTCTACACCGACGGCCCGAACGTGCACCGCTACCTGCAGGAAATGCACCGCGAAGTCTTCGAGGGGCATGACCTGATCAACGTCGGCGAAATGTCCTCCACCAGCCTGGAACACTGCATCCGCTACTCGCGGCCGGAGTCGAAAGAGCTGTCGATGACCTTCAATTTTCATCACCTGAAAGTCGATTACCCGAACCTGCAGAAGTGGGTGAAGGCTGAGTTCGACTTCCTGCAACTCAAGCAGATCTTCTCCGACTGGCAATTGGGCATGCAGGCCGGGGGCGGCTGGAACGCGCTGTTCTGGTGTAACCACGATCAGCCACGGGTGGTCTCGCGCTTTGGTGATGACGGTGAATACCGCGTGGTCTCGGCCAAGATGCTCGCCACGGCGTTGCACTTCCTTCAGGGCACGCCCTTTGTGTACCAGGGCGAAGAGCTGGGCATGACCAATCCGGGCTTTGACAGGATCGATCAGTACCGTGACGTGGAGACCCTGAACATCTTCCGTCTCAAGCGCGATGCCGGTGAGTCCGAGGCGTCCAGCATGGCGGCAATCATGCAGAAGTCTCGCGACAACGGCCGCACACCGATGCAGTGGAACGGGCAGGCCAATGCCGGTTTCAGCCAGGGTGAACCGTGGATCGGCATCCCGGCCAACGCGGCGCAGATCAACGTCGAGTGCCAACTCGACGATCCCGATTCGGTGCTGCATCACTACCGCGCATTGATTGCCTTGCGTCGCCATGAACCCCTGATCCAGGAAGGCGTTTACCGCCCGCTGCTGCAAGACCATCTCCAGGTGTGGGCGTACCTGCGCGAGGGCCGTGGCGAACGCTTGCTGGTAGTCAGCAACTTCTATGGCACACCGTGCGAAATCCAGTTGCCTGACCACGCCATCAACGTGGCGAGCGAACAACGCCTGCTGATCAGCAACTACCCCGACTGCCCGCTGCGTACGGCGGCGGTGGCGCTGCGCCCCTATGAGTCGTTTGTGCTGCACCTCAAGGACTGA